The following proteins are encoded in a genomic region of Triticum dicoccoides isolate Atlit2015 ecotype Zavitan chromosome 1B, WEW_v2.0, whole genome shotgun sequence:
- the LOC119349439 gene encoding uncharacterized protein LOC119349439, producing MSKKGGKKAAAGGGELSRFLQPHLQTITDTLQMMSEAAPGGLERTEWSEVVALGDVVSRQATVAGMVWSGDLPGVETLKENIAAYFNVLQGFLLACHGSTVGAGPTLHKYITSSAKGVVDASFSLFKLAVSAYESGSPDRKTIIPPVTGTVWEACLALKKVPATNCMAIGRAMTQICVCLKDILREMKELPIGDSDGTKAEKSSNGDVAMSFSDKDESFSDLEEDEGFTEEEIAVAKLIIAVTADSLDAVKETIRFITSLLKSSGNQSGAPEDKVESMENLLSHCRDVADQVNELGASVYAQDPSEMKSAIKRLYVGITGMCQEIAGLGGSPKNAYAAFSGFEKSLKALEEEIGEDVVDEMKNLTISPS from the exons ATGTCGAAGAAAGGAGGTAAAAAGGCCGCGGCAGGCGGCGGCGAGCTGTCCCGCTTCCTGCAGCCGCACCTCCAGACCATCACGGACACCCTCCAG ATGATGTCGGAGGCGGCTCCCGGGGGATTGGAGCGGACGGAGTGGTCGGAGGTAGTCGCGCTCGGCGATGTGGTGTCCAGGCAGGCCACCGTCG CTGGGATGGTCTGGAGCGGAGACTTGCCTGGTGTGGAAAcgctcaaggagaacattgctgcgTATTTCAACGTCCTGCAGGGTTTCCTTTTGGCTTGCCATGGAAGCACCGTCGGTGCTGGTCCTACTCTTCACAAGTATATCACTAGTTCTGCAAAGGGCGTGGTGGATGCCAGCTTCTCGTTGTTCAAGCTAGCTGTTTCTGCCTACG AATCTGGCAGTCCTGACCGGAAAACAATCATACCTCCAGTGACAGGAACTGTATGGGAAGCttgtcttgctcttaagaaggtgCCTGCAACCAATTGTATGGCCATAGGGCGAGCTATGACCCAAATATGCGTATGTCTGAAGGATATCCTACGGGAGATGAAAGAACTCCCGATTGGTGATTCTGATGGTACCAAAGCTGAAAAATCGTCCAACGGAGATGTCGCCATGAGCTTTTCAGATAAGGACGAATCGTTCTCTGATCTTGAGGAAGATGAAGGCTTCACTGAGGAGGAGATAGCCGTCGCCAAGTTGATTATCGCTGTTACAGCAGATTCGCTTGACGCGGTGAAAGAAACTATCCGTTTCATCACTAGTTTGCTCAAGAGCTCTGGCAACCAAAGCGGTGCTCCTGAGGATAAGGTGGAGTCCATGGAGAATTTGCTGAGCCACTGCAGGGACGTTGCTGACCAGGTTAATGAGCTTGGGGCCTCCGTGTATGCACAAGACCCATCTGAAATGAAGTCAGCCATAAAAAGACTGTACGTTGGCATCACAGGGATGTGCCAGGAAATAGCGGGCCTCGGTGGCTCGCCCAAGAACGCATATGCAGCCTTCAGTGGATTTGAGAAGTCGTTGAAAGCTCTTGAGGAAGAGATAGGTGAGGATGTTGTGGACGAAATGAAAAATCTTACCATCAGCCCATCCTGA
- the LOC119349440 gene encoding uncharacterized protein LOC119349440, which produces MGTQLLPAAAAAAAPPAKRPSIPSTTTTSITTAANGSTTTTTKTTSTSADGTTTITITTTTTATATATTTISSLREDDLREIFLRLPDLRALIRAALTCRAWLGAVRASRPFRRLFRALHPAPLLGLFIPIDGSATPSFAPLRRRSDPDVTAALRGGDFFLTSLPLEADPPKGWGLMDCRGGYLLLWNTLSLAAVNPMTWAVDIIPMPGDDVKAGSRRHFSFLGFHLLCSDEHPSSFRVVCVCSNPRRVRAAVFSSETWDWVVHPWVHVGGNRSLKFNAGTLANGSIYWPVDGEPRTIRINTATMDVSSVDLPSEVKVHGFNFSAGDTKDGQLCIVYESDFFLHVWIRGVDGDGIEIWVPHTVIDLSAEIDRVTHGFALDLHGDLKVMEVRSGYIYLSTTCLTPAGTLHCWFFSLSLETLVLELLVSGKFDGCAHLYNMAWPPSLVADDGSTGHEVEGSH; this is translated from the coding sequence ATGGGGACTCAActgctgccggcggcggcggcggcggctgcacctCCAGCAAAACGCCCGTCGATCCCGTCCACCACCACCACTAGCATCACCACCGCCGCCAacggaagcaccaccaccaccaccaaaaccacctccacctccgccgatGGCACCACTACCATCACAATCACCACCACAACCACGGCCacggccaccgccaccaccactatATCGTCCCTCAGAGAAGACGACCTCCGTGAGATCTTCCTCCGCCTCCCGGACCTCCGGGCCCTCATCCGCGCCGCGCTCACCTGCCGCGCATGGCTCGGCGCCGTCCGCGCCTCCCGGCCCTTCCGCCGCCTGTTCCGCGCCCTCCACCCGGCGCCGCTGCTCGGGCTCTTCATCCCAATCGACGGCAGCGCCACCCCCTCCTTCGCCCCGCTGCGCCGCCGCTCAGATCCGGACGTCACCGCCGCCCTCCGCGGCGGCGActtcttcctcacctccctcccgCTCGAGGCCGACCCGCCCAAGGGCTGGGGCCTCATGGACTGCCGCGGCGGCTACCTCCTCCTATGGAACACGCTCTCCCTCGCCGCCGTGAACCCCATGACCTGGGCCGTGGACATCATCCCGATGCCCGGCGACGATGTCAAGGCTGGGAGTCGCCGCCATTTCTCCTTCCTTGGTTTCCATCTGCTGTGCTCCGATGAGCACCCCTCGTCGTTCCGCGTGGTCTGCGTCTGCTCGAACCCGCGAAGGGTCCGTGCCGCCGTCTTCTCGTCGGAGACGTGGGATTGGGTCGTCCACCCGTGGGTGCACGTCGGCGGTAACCGCAGCCTGAAGTTCAATGCTGGTACGCTGGCGAATGGTTCCATTTACTGGCCTGTCGACGGTGAACCCCGCACGATTAGGATAAACACGGCCACCATGGATGTCTCCTCTGTGGATCTACCCTCTGAAGTGAAGGTGCACGGATTCAATTTCAGCGCCGGGGACACCAAGGATGGCCAACTATGCATCGTCTATGAATCGGATTTCTTCCTTCATGTTTGGATCCGTGGCGTGGACGGTGATGGAATCGAGATTTGGGTCCCGCACACTGTAATCGATTTGAGTGCAGAAATTGATCGGGTCACTCATGGGTTCGCTCTCGACTTGCACGGCGACCTCAAGGTTATGGAAGTTAGGTCTGGATACATCTACTTGTCCACGACATGCTTGACCCCTGCTGGCACACTCCACTGCTGGTTCTTCTCCCTTTCATTGGAGACCCTGGTGCTTGAGTTACTGGTCTCGGGGAAATTTGACGGTTGTGCCCATCTGTATAATATGGCCTGGCCTCCTTCTTTGGTTGCTGATGATGGGAGCACTGGACATGAAGTTGAAGGTTCTCATTGA